In Epinephelus lanceolatus isolate andai-2023 chromosome 13, ASM4190304v1, whole genome shotgun sequence, the following are encoded in one genomic region:
- the LOC117271272 gene encoding acyl-coenzyme A thioesterase 1 — protein MAFSQIRLKIFPSVHCLFDKMVQVKVEGLAPYKQVQLRSKLVDDRGVIFKASALYKADETGQVDVCRAPSLGGSYTGVEPMGLFWSMAPETPHSKLLKKNVVSPTLVDIEALCGETGEVLASETNERGYMTEGMRRIPVQEGRIRGVLFVPPGKGPFPGIVDLYTFGGRLTEARASLLANKGFVVLALAYFGYEGLPKKPKKLELEYFEEAVTYLRRQPEVKGPGIGIISISHSGGLALAMSSFLSGISATVCINTCNANTVIPLHYKDIVMPPLPPVIWKIRITTSWLLNIRNALSDPSLEKNKASLIPIERASCQFLFAVSEDDCNWNSPLFAEQAAATLRKHGKESFEVVTYPKAGHFLEVPYMPYCPSAFHAAVGREVVFGGEPKAHIEAQLDLWERVQEFFKSHLDT, from the exons ATGGCTTTTTCACAGATCCGCCTGAAAATCTTCCCCAGTGTTCACTGTCTCTTCGATAAAATGGTACAGGTAAAAGTTGAGGGACTTGCTCCTTACAAACAAGTTCAGCTGAGGTCCAAACTAGTTGATGACAGAGGGGTGATTTTCAAGGCTTCTGCCCTGTACAAAGCAGATGAAACTGGCCAGGTGGACGTGTGCCGTGCACCTTCTCTGGGAGGAAGTTACACTGGTGTGGAGCCCATGGGTTTGTTTTGGTCCATGGCACCGGAGACGCCGCACAGTAAACTCTTGAAGAAGAACGTCGTCAGCCCAACATTGGTAGACATAGAAGCGCTGTGTGGAGAGACTGGTGAGGTCTTAGCGTCTGAAACCAACGAGAGAGGCTACATGACAGAGGGGATGAGGAGAATACCTGTGCAAGAGGGAAGAATACGAGGAGTCCTCTTCGTACCACCAG GAAAGGGTCCATTCCCAGGAATAGTGGATTTGTACACATTTGGTGGTCGTCTTACAGAGGCCAGAGCCAGCCTCTTGGCCAATAAAGGTTTTGTTGTTCTGGCTTTGGCTTATTTTGGCTACGAGGGTTTGCCAAAAAAACCTAAAAAGTTGGAATTGGAGTACTTTGAAGAAGCTGTAACATATCTGAGGAGACAGCCAGAG GTTAAAGGTCCTGGGATTGGCATCATCTCAATCTCCCACAGTGGCGGTTTGGCTTTGGCCATGTCATCTTTCCTCTCTGGGATCTCAGCAACCGTCTGTATTAACACCTGCAATGCAAATACTGTGATTCCTTTACACTACAAAGACATTGTAATGCCTCCACTTCCCCCTGTCATCTGGAAGATCAGAATCACAACCTCTTGGCTTTTAAATATACGCAATGCCTTATCTGACCCTTCCTTGGAAAAGAACAAGGCGTCATTGATTCCGATCGAACGTGCCAGCTGCCAGTTCCTATTTGCTGTTTCTGAAGATGACTGCAATTGGAACAGTCCGTTATTTGCCGAGCAGGCTGCCGCAACACTGAGAAAACACGGCAAAGAGTCTTTTGAGGTGGTGACATACCCGAAAGCCGGACACTTTTTGGAAGTCCCTTACATGCCTTATTGTCCGTCTGCGTTCCATGCGGCAGTTGGAAGGGAAGTGGTGTTTGGTGGTGAGCCAAAAGCCCACATTGAGGCTCAGCTGGACCTGTGGGAAAGGGTCCAGGAGTTCTTCAAGAGCCACTTGGACACTTAG